In a genomic window of Sardina pilchardus chromosome 20, fSarPil1.1, whole genome shotgun sequence:
- the cldn23l gene encoding claudin-23: protein MQTPVSMVMGIVFAPLGLVLVFTAAITPQWREGQVQVHVGAAGIGALGGGLGAGRAGIAGEGLLLLRSDGLWESCLQVALSEVKQCWPVSGAYERDRRVRAAQGLVLASLFLCGAGIVLASVGVRCWTDLPLRGIAAAAGGLLVALAGLLSLAALGLYTHNLPALGNEEPAVSGGVASSSVQRASSAQQLPRLWLRPAGSLYFGWVGGWVQVLGGAALMLSFKRPHCPSCPKQRPPVDNTETYEVAC, encoded by the coding sequence ATGCAGACGCCCGTCTCCATGGTGATGGGCATCGTCTTCGCCCCGCTGGGTCTGGTGCTGGTGTTCACGGCGGCCATCACCCCTCAGTGGCGCGAGGGGCAGGTGCAGGTGCATGTGGGCGCGGCGGGCATCGGTGCCCTGGGAGGCGGCTTGGGTGCGGGCAGAGCGGGCATCGCGGGCGAGGGCCTCCTCCTGCTGCGCTCCGACGGCCTGTGGGAGAGCTGCCTGCAGGTGGCGCTGTCGGAGGTGAAGCAGTGCTGGCCGGTGAGCGGCGCGTACGAGCGGGACAGGCGCGTTCGAGCCGCCCAGGGCCTGGTGCTGGCCTCGCTCTTCCTGTGCGGCGCAGGCATCGTGCTGGCCAGCGTGGGCGTGCGCTGCTGGACCGACCTGCCCCTGCGTGGCATCGCCGCGGCCGCCGGCGGGCTCCTGGTCGCTCTCGCCGGCCTGCTCAGCCTCGCGGCGCTCGGGCTCTACACGCACAACCTGCCCGCGCTGGGCAACGAGGAGCCGGCGGTCAGCGGCGGCGTCGCGAGCAGCTCCGTCCAGCGAGCCTCGTCCGCCCAGCAGCTGCCCCGCCTGTGGCTGCGTCCGGCCGGGTCGCTGTACTTCGGCTGGGTGGGCGGCTGGGTCCAGGTGCTGGGAGGCGCGGCGCTCATGCTGAGCTTCAAGAGGCCGCACTGCCCGTCCTGCCCCAAGCAGCGCCCCCCGGTGGACAACACTGAGACCTACGAGGTCGCCTGCTGA